A single Arthrobacter sp. ERGS1:01 DNA region contains:
- a CDS encoding TIR domain-containing protein, translated as MDLSRKLELLQKQIDTANKNLVSGFEDWREGTEMVLRTVMGNGSPLHMKFTLTQFRPSSGAGGAFFERRQAGIDKALSILRAAQNELRIRAESQQAELTAEVEELIDVADKGTVETPGRIFIVHGHDDGKKHELARFLTALTGSEPVILHEQPNKGALLMEKLETSAAGTGFAVVLLTADDLGRAKTEEDLNGRGRQNVVFEMGFFMGALGRSHVAVLMDEGVEVPGDVTGLVYTSLDAAGAWKHTLAREIEHANIHVDWSALR; from the coding sequence ATGGATTTATCTCGAAAGTTAGAGCTCTTACAGAAGCAGATCGATACCGCCAATAAGAACCTTGTTTCAGGCTTCGAAGACTGGAGGGAAGGCACTGAAATGGTGCTCCGTACGGTCATGGGGAACGGCTCTCCCTTGCACATGAAATTTACTCTTACTCAATTCAGGCCAAGCTCCGGGGCCGGCGGCGCGTTCTTTGAACGCAGGCAGGCTGGTATTGATAAGGCGCTTTCGATCCTTCGCGCGGCCCAGAATGAGTTGAGGATTAGGGCAGAATCTCAGCAGGCGGAGCTTACGGCGGAGGTTGAAGAACTCATCGATGTAGCCGACAAAGGCACCGTTGAGACCCCTGGTCGCATCTTCATCGTTCATGGCCATGACGATGGCAAGAAGCACGAGCTGGCACGCTTCCTGACGGCTCTGACAGGCAGTGAACCCGTCATCCTCCACGAGCAACCTAACAAGGGTGCGCTCCTGATGGAGAAACTAGAGACGAGTGCCGCAGGCACAGGGTTTGCCGTCGTTCTCCTGACCGCTGATGACCTCGGCAGGGCCAAGACGGAGGAGGATCTAAATGGACGGGGGCGCCAGAACGTCGTCTTTGAAATGGGATTCTTCATGGGCGCCCTGGGTCGATCACATGTGGCAGTGCTCATGGACGAAGGTGTAGAAGTACCCGGGGACGTGACGGGTCTTGTCTACACGTCATTGGATGCGGCCGGAGCCTGGAAGCACACCCTTGCACGAGAAATCGAACACGCCAATATCCATGTTGACTGGTCAGCACTACGCTAA
- a CDS encoding cold-shock protein yields the protein MTTGTVKWFNAEKGFGFLAPDDGSQDVFAHYTAIASGGYRTLEENQKVQFDIVQGPKGPQAENIRPL from the coding sequence ATGACCACAGGCACAGTCAAATGGTTCAACGCCGAGAAGGGCTTCGGCTTCCTTGCCCCCGATGACGGGTCCCAAGACGTTTTCGCCCACTACACGGCCATCGCCAGTGGTGGGTACCGGACTTTGGAAGAGAACCAGAAAGTCCAGTTCGATATCGTCCAAGGTCCCAAGGGACCCCAGGCTGAGAACATCCGCCCCCTGTAA
- a CDS encoding MFS transporter yields MIAPANPFIISELHTDTATVGLAQTLFLLMSAISAIVVTRISDWTGRKRALLASLAILIVGDIICALAPSIGWFLVGRTVGGLCGAVFAFAFLILKDVLTLGTFSRALAVVAAVKSGLGGFESVAGGAIVDSLGFRAIFWTMIGFTLIAAAAIHFAVPEVFTAAKQRLDWLGCLVIAGGLTGISVALSQGGKWGWTSPQSLICLLGGVALLCLLPTVERRATAPLMAPEELRSRQAWPVLTTNVLTLAGAFAATGFVLPLMAQNAAAGFGMNAVTASLLYVMPVSAVGFLFAPFAGWLAPRIGWRTILLAGMVVTIVAVAVLAFNSHSPSIAFAMAIVLGAFYTGMVLTSLDELGVLLSSKASPGSLTGFNTAAFGIGASLGVALTGGIIAGMQVGGHPTHAGYTAALWACAALVFAGGLFALLIPKTGVGALHDGSASAEPVAAQQ; encoded by the coding sequence ATGATCGCGCCGGCAAACCCTTTCATCATTTCGGAACTGCACACGGACACGGCGACCGTCGGTCTGGCCCAGACGTTGTTTTTGCTGATGTCAGCCATCTCCGCCATCGTTGTCACCCGGATCAGCGACTGGACAGGACGCAAGCGTGCCTTGCTGGCAAGCCTGGCCATCCTGATTGTGGGTGACATCATTTGCGCCCTCGCCCCATCAATCGGCTGGTTCCTGGTGGGACGGACGGTCGGCGGTCTCTGCGGGGCCGTCTTCGCCTTCGCCTTCCTTATCTTGAAGGACGTCCTCACCCTGGGTACCTTCAGCCGGGCCCTTGCCGTCGTAGCTGCCGTCAAGTCAGGTTTGGGCGGCTTTGAATCCGTGGCCGGCGGCGCCATCGTCGACAGCCTCGGATTCCGGGCAATCTTTTGGACCATGATCGGTTTTACTCTCATTGCTGCGGCCGCGATCCATTTCGCCGTGCCGGAGGTCTTCACGGCGGCCAAGCAGCGCCTTGACTGGCTGGGCTGCCTCGTCATCGCCGGCGGCCTGACCGGCATCTCAGTCGCCCTCTCTCAGGGCGGAAAATGGGGCTGGACCAGTCCGCAATCGCTCATCTGCTTGCTCGGAGGCGTGGCGCTGCTGTGCCTGCTGCCTACCGTTGAACGACGGGCAACAGCGCCCCTGATGGCACCGGAAGAACTTCGTTCACGCCAAGCATGGCCGGTGTTGACCACCAACGTCCTGACCCTGGCCGGCGCGTTCGCCGCCACCGGGTTCGTCCTGCCGCTCATGGCACAAAACGCTGCGGCAGGCTTCGGCATGAACGCCGTGACAGCCTCCCTGCTCTACGTGATGCCCGTCTCCGCAGTCGGATTCCTCTTCGCACCCTTCGCCGGCTGGTTGGCCCCGCGCATCGGATGGCGCACCATCTTGCTCGCCGGCATGGTCGTCACCATCGTCGCAGTGGCCGTCCTCGCCTTCAACAGCCACAGCCCGTCCATCGCCTTCGCAATGGCCATCGTCCTCGGAGCCTTCTATACCGGCATGGTCCTCACTTCCTTGGACGAGTTGGGGGTACTGCTCTCCTCCAAGGCATCCCCCGGATCCCTCACCGGATTCAACACCGCAGCGTTCGGCATTGGAGCCTCCCTGGGCGTCGCGCTCACCGGTGGGATCATCGCCGGCATGCAGGTCGGGGGCCACCCGACCCACGCAGGCTACACCGCAGCCCTGTGGGCATGTGCAGCATTGGTCTTCGCCGGAGGCCTGTTCGCCCTGTTGATCCCCAAGACAGGTGTCGGCGCCCTCCATGACGGGTCCGCATCCGCGGAGCCCGTAGCGGCACAACAATGA
- a CDS encoding phospholipase A2 has protein sequence MLNQDQGNSSPITGLSDGVVAESQGGEPQESVALSEDGQPYGQLTAPFAMDANGGKIPSTYTVAGNTVTQEFTVTASTVYPITLAPAYLRDGHSEDAEVSANYHQMLLNIPGDNAGDGGPQLRLAGVSIPSNYIYNPKMSPKELHDYCAWSPDSFGNANFRGSCARHDLCLEKIMWMPTLQRKVERSKCDAGLHTNLFMSCNLANNSFTAPACRTVAVTYYVAVSANTWTFG, from the coding sequence GTGCTGAATCAGGATCAAGGAAACTCGTCCCCGATCACGGGCTTGAGCGACGGAGTGGTCGCAGAGAGCCAGGGCGGCGAACCCCAAGAATCCGTCGCCCTTTCAGAAGACGGGCAGCCGTACGGTCAGCTCACGGCACCCTTTGCGATGGACGCCAATGGGGGCAAAATTCCGTCCACCTACACGGTTGCCGGCAACACGGTGACTCAGGAATTCACCGTGACCGCATCCACCGTCTATCCGATCACCCTGGCCCCGGCGTACCTCAGGGATGGCCACAGCGAGGACGCTGAGGTGTCAGCCAACTACCATCAAATGCTCCTAAATATTCCGGGCGATAACGCCGGTGACGGCGGACCTCAATTGCGCCTGGCCGGGGTCTCCATCCCTTCGAACTACATTTATAATCCGAAGATGAGCCCAAAAGAGCTTCATGATTACTGCGCATGGTCACCGGACTCCTTTGGAAACGCCAACTTCAGGGGCTCATGTGCACGACATGACTTGTGCCTAGAAAAGATCATGTGGATGCCGACGTTGCAGCGAAAAGTCGAACGAAGCAAATGTGATGCAGGTCTTCACACCAACCTGTTTATGAGCTGCAACCTGGCAAACAATTCATTCACTGCACCTGCTTGCAGGACCGTAGCAGTTACCTACTATGTAGCAGTCTCCGCCAACACTTGGACGTTCGGATGA
- a CDS encoding sulfatase-like hydrolase/transferase, with translation MLHITDVKAFPKGSAKMPSNVLVFLTDDHAQWAAGCYGNTEIRTPTLDHLASTGVRFENAYTPSPVCSPARACFFTGKLPSQHGIHDYLAESDPEVQAVDWLGGQATLASILQGEGYVTGLCGKWHLGNGEQKPEGFDFWFSQSAAVSEPEGYDAPWPRTELPTAGYDRHGITDRAVEFLRNRDADRPFFLTVGYLATHSPWTGHPERLVDQYRQATFRDIPEDPTYPFGRLRSESLYPTRSNPREALAQYYASVTDIDEQIGRVMDELEMLSLREDTLVIYTSDHGLNAGHHGIWGKGNGTLPYNMVEESIRVPLIVSHPTGILGRQVRQEPVTHCDTFMSILETAGIPLPSSSGPENYPGRSYRPALLGQSLLQWTDAVFGEYGNLRMVRTKRLKLIRRYPDGPHELIDLVEDPREQVNVIDDQRYAEVLNELDLKVDAYFENYSTPEHSGRDVLDQPRHNKDEAWRDNSEPKLEEDSRWLTNLEAGIQKRRQLKA, from the coding sequence GTGCTCCACATCACAGATGTCAAGGCCTTCCCGAAAGGATCCGCAAAAATGCCATCGAATGTCCTAGTTTTCCTTACCGATGACCATGCTCAGTGGGCTGCAGGTTGCTATGGAAACACCGAGATCCGCACCCCTACCCTCGATCACCTCGCCAGCACCGGCGTTCGGTTCGAGAACGCCTACACACCGTCCCCTGTGTGTTCTCCGGCGCGGGCCTGCTTCTTTACCGGGAAATTGCCCTCCCAACATGGCATCCATGACTACCTGGCCGAATCCGATCCGGAGGTTCAAGCCGTGGATTGGCTTGGGGGGCAGGCAACACTAGCCTCAATCCTCCAAGGGGAAGGCTATGTGACGGGACTGTGCGGCAAATGGCATCTGGGCAACGGCGAACAAAAACCGGAAGGATTCGATTTCTGGTTCTCCCAGTCGGCCGCCGTCTCAGAGCCCGAAGGGTATGACGCGCCATGGCCCCGAACGGAGCTTCCGACCGCCGGTTATGACCGGCACGGCATCACCGATCGTGCAGTGGAATTCCTCCGCAATAGGGATGCGGATAGGCCCTTCTTCCTGACCGTGGGGTACTTGGCCACGCACAGCCCGTGGACCGGACACCCCGAGCGCCTCGTCGACCAGTACCGCCAGGCCACCTTCCGTGACATACCCGAGGACCCCACGTACCCGTTCGGCCGCCTCCGATCCGAATCCCTCTATCCCACGCGCAGCAATCCCCGCGAAGCTCTGGCCCAGTACTATGCGTCGGTGACCGACATTGATGAACAAATTGGCCGGGTTATGGACGAACTGGAGATGCTCAGTCTCCGGGAGGATACGTTGGTCATCTACACGAGCGACCATGGTCTCAATGCCGGCCATCACGGGATTTGGGGGAAAGGCAACGGCACGCTTCCCTACAACATGGTCGAGGAATCCATTCGTGTGCCACTCATAGTGAGCCATCCGACCGGCATCCTCGGGCGCCAGGTTCGTCAGGAGCCAGTCACCCACTGCGACACCTTCATGAGCATCCTGGAAACAGCTGGCATACCACTACCGTCCAGCTCCGGGCCCGAGAATTATCCGGGTCGATCCTACCGGCCCGCCCTGCTCGGGCAGTCCCTGCTCCAGTGGACTGACGCGGTATTTGGTGAGTACGGGAACCTTCGTATGGTTCGCACGAAACGCCTCAAACTCATCCGACGCTACCCCGACGGCCCCCACGAACTAATTGACCTCGTCGAGGACCCCCGGGAGCAAGTAAATGTCATCGACGACCAGCGCTACGCCGAAGTCCTCAATGAGCTCGACCTGAAAGTCGACGCATACTTCGAAAATTACTCCACCCCGGAACACTCAGGGAGAGACGTGCTCGACCAGCCACGCCACAACAAAGACGAAGCATGGCGGGACAACAGCGAGCCAAAGCTCGAAGAAGACTCCAGGTGGCTCACCAACCTCGAAGCCGGCATCCAAAAGCGCCGACAACTCAAAGCCTAA
- a CDS encoding LexA family protein, which translates to MHPLLAPVSVAAGYPSPAQDYFDGRINLNDHLIKDVTSTYIIRVSGHSMEGAGISDGDELIVNRALEPKDGSIVVAVLDGELTVKRLRITPTGVILQAENPDYPDIRVPELASLVIWGTASVALHHLL; encoded by the coding sequence GTGCACCCGCTACTTGCCCCCGTCTCCGTGGCTGCCGGGTACCCGTCGCCGGCTCAGGACTACTTTGACGGTCGGATCAACCTGAATGATCACCTGATCAAGGATGTGACGAGTACGTACATCATCCGTGTGTCGGGTCATTCCATGGAGGGTGCCGGCATTAGTGATGGGGACGAGTTGATCGTTAACCGGGCCCTGGAACCCAAGGACGGGTCTATCGTCGTTGCCGTCCTGGACGGGGAACTGACGGTCAAGCGGCTGCGTATCACCCCGACGGGCGTCATCTTGCAAGCAGAGAATCCGGACTACCCGGATATTCGGGTGCCGGAACTTGCCTCCCTCGTTATTTGGGGCACTGCCTCCGTGGCCCTTCATCATCTCCTGTAG
- a CDS encoding PIN domain-containing protein yields the protein MAWEYLQKGQSVPAALASLDHILNQVSSLAGSLNSDATLAANSYMAWAESTEDSLRSLYDDQAVSRRLHTARYWQIREISSATQRPQPLIRGEIHDQERSIQLLREQLLHYRDLLKPAADERLLVCDTNVFIHGRPFHQLLWNEQFEEKKVCLTIPLTIVDELDSLKDRGVRAAGGVLKDLDGFLSSDSALERVTLRANVTLQIVDEPVGHQRLSSNDDEIVRQMNFFASLCDSRVTLVTRDRGMRVRAHAAGLDARYLPPDYERRVNPEENNG from the coding sequence ATGGCTTGGGAATATCTTCAGAAAGGGCAGTCCGTCCCGGCGGCACTTGCGTCCCTTGACCATATTTTGAATCAGGTGTCTAGTTTGGCTGGTTCCCTTAATTCCGATGCCACCTTGGCAGCAAACAGTTATATGGCCTGGGCAGAATCCACTGAGGATAGCCTGAGGTCTCTATACGATGACCAAGCGGTCTCACGTAGGCTCCACACGGCTCGTTACTGGCAGATTCGAGAAATATCCTCCGCAACGCAGCGCCCACAGCCCCTAATCCGCGGCGAAATTCATGACCAGGAACGATCAATTCAATTACTGCGTGAACAGCTTCTGCACTACCGTGATCTGCTGAAACCTGCGGCAGACGAACGCCTACTCGTCTGCGATACGAACGTTTTCATCCATGGAAGACCGTTTCACCAGCTGCTGTGGAATGAGCAATTCGAGGAAAAGAAGGTGTGCCTCACCATCCCTCTGACAATTGTCGACGAGCTGGATTCCCTCAAAGATCGAGGTGTCCGCGCCGCTGGTGGTGTCCTCAAGGATCTGGATGGTTTTTTGTCTAGTGATTCAGCACTTGAGCGAGTCACTCTTAGAGCCAACGTCACACTACAGATCGTGGATGAACCGGTTGGTCATCAGCGACTCAGCAGCAACGACGATGAAATTGTCCGGCAGATGAACTTTTTTGCCTCGCTGTGCGATAGCAGGGTCACGTTAGTGACCCGAGATCGGGGAATGCGTGTTCGCGCTCATGCCGCGGGGCTGGATGCCCGGTACCTTCCTCCCGATTATGAGCGACGAGTAAACCCTGAGGAGAACAATGGATGA
- a CDS encoding CsbD family protein: MGLGDKIKHAAEKAGGKAKEAAGEATDNDRLKAEGKTDKAKAELKQAGDKIKDVFKKH, translated from the coding sequence ATGGGGTTGGGCGACAAGATCAAGCACGCCGCCGAGAAGGCTGGCGGCAAGGCCAAGGAAGCCGCAGGCGAAGCGACCGACAACGACCGTCTGAAAGCAGAAGGCAAAACAGATAAGGCCAAGGCTGAACTGAAACAGGCCGGAGATAAAATCAAGGACGTCTTCAAAAAGCACTGA
- a CDS encoding LapA family protein — MDDESLTPENTPPARTSEPVLSKPHIMVTRASMMWVATAAGLLVLVLLIIFILQNQESVTLHYFGLNGTVALGVGLFIGAVGGGIIVAIAGTARIIQLRTRARHTQHKL, encoded by the coding sequence ATGGATGACGAGTCGTTAACACCCGAGAACACACCACCAGCCCGGACCAGCGAGCCGGTACTATCCAAACCCCATATTATGGTGACGCGGGCCAGCATGATGTGGGTCGCGACGGCCGCCGGCCTGCTCGTCCTGGTTCTCCTTATTATCTTCATCTTGCAGAACCAGGAATCCGTCACGCTGCACTACTTCGGGCTCAACGGCACCGTAGCCCTCGGCGTGGGCCTATTCATTGGAGCGGTCGGCGGCGGCATAATCGTCGCCATTGCGGGCACCGCCCGAATCATTCAACTACGCACGCGGGCACGCCACACCCAACACAAGCTCTGA